Proteins encoded together in one Bos javanicus breed banteng chromosome 6, ARS-OSU_banteng_1.0, whole genome shotgun sequence window:
- the LOC133250072 gene encoding small ribosomal subunit protein eS27-like: MPLAKDLLHPSPEEEKRKHKKKRLVQSPNSDFMDVKCPGCYKITTVFSHAQTVVLCVGCSTVLCQPTGGKARLTDGCSLRWKQH, translated from the coding sequence ATGCCTCTCGCAAAGGATCTTCTTCATCCCTCTccagaagaggaaaagaggaaacacAAGAAGAAGCGCCTGGTGCAGAGCCCCAATTCCGATTTCATGGATGTAAAATGCCCAGGATGCTATAAAATCACCACTGTCTTTAGCCACGCACAAACAGTAGTTTTGTGTGTTGGCTGCTCTACCGTCCTCTGTCAGCCTACAGGAGGAAAAGCAAGGCTTACAGATGGATGCTCCCTCAGATGGAAGCAGCACTAA